The Manis javanica isolate MJ-LG chromosome 4, MJ_LKY, whole genome shotgun sequence genome contains a region encoding:
- the SKA2 gene encoding spindle and kinetochore-associated protein 2, which yields MEAEVDKLELMFQKADSDLDYIQYRLEYDIKTNYPDSAGKKNPVTLLKELSAIKSRYKTLHVRFKPIAVEQKETKSRICATFSKTMTMIQELQKQTDLELSPLTKEENIAAEQLKSYMSDF from the exons ATGGAGGCGGAGGTCGATAAGCTGGAACTGATG TTCCAGAAAGCTGACTCTGATCTGGATTACATTCAATACAGGCTGGAATATGACATCAAGACTAATTATCCTGATTCAGCAGGCAAG AAAAATCCAGTTACACTCTTAAAGGAATTGTCAGCAATAAAGTCTAGATACAAAACGTTGCATGTACGCTTTAAACCAATTGCTGTTGAGCAGAAAGAAACTAAGAGCCGCATTTGTGCTACTTTCAGTAAGACTATGACCATGATACAAGAACTACAAAAGCAAACAGACCTAGAG CTATCACCACTGACCAAAGAAGAGAACATTGCAGCAGAACAATTAAAATCTTACATGTCAGACTTTTGA